In the genome of Myxococcus stipitatus, one region contains:
- a CDS encoding serine protease produces the protein MFVLLLVAVLGQAPSAAPSEPDVPSPAESELPVAPPPAVLPPATHELFQRIQNRVAQVRIIERRSGTRSSIGSAFFVSAQGHAITNYHVISDVVLHPEDYTAELVLRSGGEPVPAKLVDVDVVHDLAVIRTEAGVKDFFQLEDREPPQGTRLFAMGNPHDLGTTIVEGTYNGFIQDSLYERVHFSGAINPGMSGGPTLTGQGTVVGVNVATMGNQLGFLVPVKRASALLARALAAKAEEAAPLVESVRAQLLENQQRLTEQMLAAALPKHRLGSYHVPGRWIPFLKCWGDTPHEPEVPYTVTNYQCSSEEDIYLSSRHRTGVVAFLHQQASSQKLGALRFSALYSALFSQDPDTVEASREDVTNFRCTTEFVDVEGLPVRAAMCLRAYKRFPGLYDLVLRAAALNASTSGVDTSLTLGGFTADNARKLARRYLEGLSWTK, from the coding sequence ATGTTCGTCCTCCTTCTCGTCGCCGTGCTGGGGCAGGCGCCGTCGGCCGCCCCGTCCGAGCCGGATGTCCCATCACCCGCTGAAAGCGAACTGCCCGTGGCGCCGCCTCCGGCCGTGCTGCCTCCGGCCACGCATGAGCTGTTCCAGCGCATCCAGAACCGCGTCGCGCAGGTGCGCATCATCGAGCGGCGCTCGGGCACGCGCTCGTCCATCGGCTCCGCCTTCTTCGTCTCCGCGCAGGGCCACGCCATCACGAACTACCACGTGATCTCGGACGTGGTGCTGCACCCGGAGGACTACACCGCGGAGCTCGTGCTGCGCAGCGGCGGCGAGCCCGTGCCCGCGAAGCTGGTGGACGTGGACGTCGTGCATGACCTCGCCGTCATCCGGACGGAAGCGGGCGTGAAGGACTTCTTCCAGCTGGAGGACCGCGAGCCGCCGCAGGGCACGCGCCTGTTCGCGATGGGGAACCCGCACGACCTGGGCACCACCATCGTCGAGGGGACGTACAACGGCTTCATCCAGGACTCGCTCTATGAGCGGGTCCACTTCAGCGGCGCCATCAACCCGGGGATGAGCGGAGGGCCCACGCTCACGGGCCAGGGCACGGTGGTGGGCGTCAATGTCGCCACCATGGGCAACCAGCTGGGCTTCCTGGTGCCCGTGAAGCGCGCCAGTGCGTTGCTCGCGCGGGCGCTCGCGGCGAAGGCCGAAGAGGCGGCGCCGCTCGTGGAGTCGGTGCGTGCGCAGCTCCTCGAGAACCAGCAGCGGCTCACCGAGCAGATGCTCGCGGCGGCGCTGCCGAAGCACCGGCTGGGCAGCTACCACGTGCCGGGGCGCTGGATTCCCTTCCTCAAGTGCTGGGGCGACACGCCGCATGAGCCGGAGGTGCCGTACACGGTGACCAACTACCAGTGCTCGTCGGAGGAGGACATCTACCTGTCCTCGCGCCACCGCACGGGCGTGGTGGCCTTCCTGCACCAGCAGGCCTCCAGCCAGAAGCTGGGCGCGCTGCGCTTCTCCGCGCTCTACAGCGCGCTGTTCTCCCAGGACCCGGACACGGTGGAGGCGTCGCGCGAGGACGTCACCAACTTCCGCTGCACCACGGAGTTCGTGGACGTGGAAGGCCTCCCCGTGCGCGCGGCGATGTGCCTGCGTGCCTACAAGCGCTTCCCGGGCCTCTATGACCTGGTGCTGCGCGCCGCCGCGCTCAACGCCAGCACGAGCGGTGTCGACACCAGCCTCACGCTGGGCGGCTTCACGGCGGACAACGCGCGCAAGCTGGCTCGCCGCTACCTGGAGGGGCTGTCGTGGACGAAGTGA
- a CDS encoding DUF4130 domain-containing protein: protein MSVASELGAFRDVARGLLARGVPPERVTFEDAPGPREGQGDAGGLEGASARVLPVLPGDFLGLAEKVVCHRAPERWALLYRVLWRMARGERRLLEREGDLDVQRLRRMERAVRRDVSNLVIRIRFRRGMSDGAERYVAWYRPEHRVVRLAAPFLVGRFPTLSWSLFTPDTSAHWDGVRLTFGAGLRWEDDPPGGMEPSSSPAARVERRTHSCGVPRTPVLLLGEVPGTWEEAGGVCFVGPAGRFLEAVLARAGLRRTDLRVSREARPGVDTTPLDWGEARSRRERLASEVAELRPLLLLALGSVAGQMLWGPGFRLDLCRGRLVQLSSEAVAMATFAPSEVLRPADPRVQAELRIHFEADLRSAADVLRRTLVARAESARAGNAFNVRE, encoded by the coding sequence GTGAGCGTGGCATCGGAGTTGGGGGCGTTTCGGGACGTGGCGCGGGGGCTGCTAGCGCGGGGCGTGCCTCCGGAGCGGGTCACCTTCGAGGACGCTCCGGGGCCGAGGGAAGGACAGGGGGACGCGGGGGGCCTGGAGGGCGCGTCGGCTCGGGTGCTCCCGGTGTTGCCTGGGGACTTCCTGGGGCTGGCGGAGAAGGTGGTGTGTCATCGGGCCCCGGAGCGCTGGGCGCTGCTGTACCGCGTGCTCTGGCGGATGGCGCGCGGGGAGCGGCGCCTCCTGGAGCGGGAAGGGGACCTGGACGTCCAGCGGCTGCGGCGCATGGAGCGCGCGGTGCGGCGGGACGTGAGCAACCTGGTGATTCGCATCCGCTTCCGGCGGGGCATGTCCGACGGCGCGGAGCGCTACGTGGCCTGGTATCGGCCGGAGCACCGCGTCGTCCGGCTGGCGGCGCCCTTCCTCGTGGGCCGGTTTCCCACGCTGAGCTGGAGCCTGTTCACTCCGGACACCAGCGCGCACTGGGATGGCGTGCGCCTCACCTTCGGCGCGGGGCTCCGGTGGGAGGACGACCCTCCTGGCGGCATGGAGCCCTCCTCGTCTCCAGCGGCGCGGGTGGAGCGGCGCACCCATTCGTGCGGGGTCCCCAGGACGCCCGTGCTCCTGCTGGGGGAAGTGCCTGGGACGTGGGAAGAGGCGGGCGGCGTGTGCTTCGTGGGGCCCGCGGGGAGGTTCCTGGAGGCCGTGCTCGCGCGTGCGGGGCTGCGGCGCACGGACCTGCGTGTCTCCCGGGAGGCCCGGCCCGGTGTCGACACCACGCCCCTGGACTGGGGGGAAGCCCGGTCGCGCCGGGAGCGGCTCGCCTCGGAGGTCGCGGAGCTCCGCCCGCTGCTGTTGCTGGCGCTCGGAAGCGTCGCGGGACAGATGCTCTGGGGGCCCGGATTCAGGCTCGACCTGTGTCGGGGGCGGCTCGTCCAGCTGTCCTCGGAGGCCGTCGCCATGGCCACCTTCGCGCCCTCGGAGGTGTTGCGCCCGGCGGACCCTCGGGTCCAGGCGGAGCTGCGCATCCACTTCGAAGCCGACCTCCGCTCGGCGGCGGACGTGCTGCGGCGGACATTGGTGGCACGAGCGGAATCAGCGCGGGCGGGTAACGCTTTCAACGTTCGTGAGTAA
- a CDS encoding aldo/keto reductase: protein MKYTQLGKTGLRVSRLALGCMSYGTPSWRPWVLSEEASQPFFRRAVELGINFFDTADMYSLGVSEEVTGRALRRYAKMEEVVLATKVFFPMGDGPNMRGLSRKHIVQACEASLKRLGVEAIDLYQIHRMDPHTPVEETLCALDQLVRQGKVRYLGASSTFAWQFARALGLADQHGWTRFVSMQDHYNLVYREEEREMHPLCEAEGIGILPWSPLARGLLAGTRTSLEDKSSTPRAKSDAYAGMLYDQPGDWEVVEATRRVAAARNVPPAQVALAWLLSRPLVTAPIIGATKMEHLEDAVRAVDLKLQPEEIQQLEAPYQPHALRGM, encoded by the coding sequence ATGAAGTACACCCAACTGGGCAAGACGGGTCTGCGCGTGTCGCGCCTGGCCCTGGGCTGCATGAGCTATGGCACTCCCTCCTGGCGCCCCTGGGTCCTGAGCGAGGAGGCCTCCCAGCCGTTCTTCCGGCGCGCCGTGGAGCTGGGCATCAACTTCTTCGACACGGCGGACATGTATTCGCTGGGGGTCAGCGAAGAGGTGACCGGGCGCGCGCTGCGTCGCTACGCGAAGATGGAAGAGGTGGTGCTGGCCACCAAGGTGTTCTTCCCCATGGGGGATGGGCCCAACATGCGCGGGCTGTCACGCAAGCACATCGTGCAGGCGTGTGAGGCGAGCCTGAAGCGGCTGGGGGTGGAGGCCATCGACCTGTATCAAATCCACCGCATGGACCCGCACACGCCCGTGGAGGAGACGCTGTGCGCGTTGGACCAGCTCGTGCGTCAGGGGAAGGTGCGCTACCTGGGGGCGTCGTCGACGTTCGCGTGGCAGTTCGCGCGAGCGCTGGGCCTGGCGGACCAGCACGGCTGGACACGCTTCGTGTCCATGCAGGACCACTACAACCTGGTCTACCGCGAGGAGGAGCGCGAGATGCACCCGCTCTGCGAAGCGGAGGGCATTGGCATCCTCCCCTGGTCTCCGCTCGCGCGCGGGTTGCTCGCGGGCACGCGCACGTCGCTGGAGGACAAGAGCTCCACGCCGCGCGCGAAGTCGGATGCCTACGCGGGCATGCTCTATGACCAGCCCGGAGATTGGGAGGTGGTGGAGGCAACGCGCCGCGTGGCCGCGGCACGCAACGTGCCCCCCGCCCAGGTCGCACTGGCGTGGCTGCTGTCTCGACCGTTGGTGACCGCGCCCATCATCGGCGCCACCAAGATGGAGCACCTGGAGGACGCCGTGCGAGCCGTGGACCTCAAGCTCCAGCCCGAGGAGATCCAGCAGCTCGAGGCGCCCTACCAGCCCCACGCGCTCCGGGGGATGTGA
- a CDS encoding FHA domain-containing protein → MDEVIFVEVVEGDSVHARHRLERFPATVGRAYSNDVILDDPKVSPEHLRIERREDGVLVVRDAGSHNGTWRVDSWARLAELEVAPDTRVAVGDTVLRFRGRNHVVPETVVTSAPTAPRERWFEHARAFPLAMLALLAASALESHLGNYGRTDWGALTMALVMPLTLTLLWAGGWAVASRISRRQFHYRTHATIGSLVLLAAVALPPVLSVLGFSLGWDSGLVWLHHGTFLVLMGVGLYWHLRYVARWEPARLVRVLIVVTLAFGALSRADDLLGNEPFSTSLDFSRTLLPPALRVARAQPMETFFEELGGLQEQVDALAKED, encoded by the coding sequence GTGGACGAAGTGATTTTCGTCGAGGTGGTGGAGGGCGATTCCGTCCACGCGCGTCACCGGCTGGAGCGCTTCCCCGCGACGGTGGGGCGCGCGTACTCGAACGACGTCATCCTGGATGACCCGAAGGTGTCCCCCGAGCACCTGCGCATCGAGCGGCGCGAGGACGGCGTGCTGGTGGTGCGCGACGCGGGCAGCCACAACGGCACCTGGCGCGTGGACTCCTGGGCGCGGCTGGCGGAGCTGGAGGTGGCGCCGGACACGCGTGTGGCGGTGGGGGACACCGTGCTGCGCTTCCGCGGGCGCAATCACGTGGTGCCCGAGACGGTGGTGACGTCCGCGCCCACGGCGCCGCGCGAGCGCTGGTTCGAGCATGCGCGGGCCTTCCCGCTGGCGATGCTGGCCTTGCTGGCGGCGAGCGCGCTGGAGTCCCACCTGGGCAACTACGGCCGTACGGACTGGGGCGCGCTGACGATGGCCCTGGTGATGCCGCTCACGCTCACGCTGCTGTGGGCGGGAGGCTGGGCCGTGGCCAGCCGCATCTCCCGGCGCCAGTTCCACTACCGCACGCATGCCACCATCGGCAGCCTGGTGTTGCTGGCCGCCGTCGCGCTTCCGCCGGTGTTGTCGGTGCTGGGCTTCAGCCTGGGCTGGGACTCGGGGCTCGTCTGGCTGCACCACGGGACGTTCCTGGTGCTCATGGGCGTCGGCCTGTACTGGCACCTGCGCTACGTGGCGCGGTGGGAGCCGGCGCGGTTGGTGCGAGTGCTCATCGTGGTGACGCTGGCCTTCGGTGCGCTGTCGCGGGCGGATGACCTGCTGGGCAACGAGCCCTTCAGCACGTCCCTGGACTTCTCCCGCACGCTCCTGCCACCGGCGCTCAGGGTGGCGCGCGCCCAGCCCATGGAGACGTTCTTCGAGGAGCTGGGGGGACTCCAGGAGCAGGTGGACGCGCTCGCGAAGGAGGACTAG
- a CDS encoding 6-phosphofructokinase, producing the protein MPRSLRLGVLTGGGDCPGLNALIRGLVKRGTHEFGHEFVGIENGYMGLVEPDLTRPLTEEDTRGILPKGGTILGTSNRANPFIYAFREGNRWVERDVSDAVLRRCEELKLDGLVAVGGDGTLSIAHRLSEKGLKVVGCPKTIDNDLCGTDQTFGFDTARLIVTEALDRLHTTAESHDRVMLVEIMGRHAGFLTLESGLAGGADVILLPEIPYRVESIVEKLRSRATRRRSFSIIAISEGAFPVGGTLAVLDRAEDVPGRGVVRLGGSGKVCADLLAQHIEAEIRVNVLGHLQRGGSPSAADRVLATRYGCGVLDLVRDGKWDHMVALRSGEIVAVPLSESRKERRVDPSGDLVRFAKSMGISFGD; encoded by the coding sequence ATGCCCCGTTCCCTGAGACTCGGAGTCCTCACCGGTGGCGGCGACTGCCCCGGGCTCAACGCGCTCATTCGCGGCCTCGTCAAGCGAGGCACGCATGAGTTCGGCCATGAGTTCGTGGGCATCGAGAACGGCTACATGGGCCTGGTGGAGCCCGACCTGACGCGTCCCCTCACCGAGGAGGACACGCGGGGCATCCTGCCCAAGGGCGGCACCATCCTGGGTACGTCCAACCGGGCCAACCCCTTCATCTACGCGTTCCGGGAGGGCAACCGCTGGGTGGAGCGCGACGTGTCCGACGCGGTGCTGCGGCGCTGCGAGGAGCTGAAGCTCGACGGCCTCGTCGCGGTGGGCGGCGACGGCACCCTCTCGATTGCCCACCGGCTGAGCGAGAAGGGCCTCAAGGTGGTCGGCTGTCCGAAGACCATCGACAACGACTTGTGCGGCACGGACCAGACGTTCGGCTTCGACACCGCGCGCCTCATCGTGACGGAGGCGCTGGACCGGCTGCACACCACCGCCGAGTCCCATGACCGGGTGATGCTGGTGGAGATCATGGGCCGGCATGCGGGCTTCCTCACGCTGGAGAGCGGCCTGGCGGGGGGCGCCGACGTCATCCTCCTCCCGGAGATTCCCTACCGGGTGGAATCCATCGTCGAGAAGCTGCGCTCACGCGCCACGCGCCGCCGCAGCTTCTCCATCATCGCCATCTCGGAGGGCGCCTTCCCCGTGGGCGGCACGCTGGCCGTGCTGGACCGGGCCGAGGATGTCCCCGGCCGCGGCGTGGTGCGGCTGGGCGGCTCCGGCAAGGTGTGCGCGGACCTGCTGGCGCAGCACATCGAGGCGGAGATTCGCGTGAACGTCCTGGGCCACCTCCAGCGCGGGGGCAGCCCCAGCGCGGCGGACCGGGTGCTGGCCACGCGCTATGGTTGCGGGGTGCTGGACCTGGTGCGCGATGGGAAGTGGGACCACATGGTGGCCCTGCGCTCGGGAGAGATTGTCGCCGTACCACTGAGTGAGTCGCGCAAGGAGCGCCGGGTGGACCCGTCCGGGGACCTGGTGCGCTTCGCCAAGAGCATGGGCATCAGCTTCGGGGACTGA